A genomic window from Salvia hispanica cultivar TCC Black 2014 chromosome 5, UniMelb_Shisp_WGS_1.0, whole genome shotgun sequence includes:
- the LOC125189880 gene encoding uncharacterized protein LOC125189880, translating to MVHDLVSSQQYMQNNMHTNNDVVHKIEDTQQEQKSAMDMLAKQMSQLATSLNEMRGHEGRIPASVKPPDLANISQITLRSGRGYEGPVMKEDESTPLLTSKEGRKLTPDLEDTEIRNIRVEDGLQKGDLEKPLPRMADPFFLDQEPGVEVEEERKKVRESSVPALKLPIFSKFIKEFIAGKTKPDGKIVIGENVSVVIQKRRMPSKCTDPGASINVLPLSIYKKLIEVSLVDTKVVIQLADRTCISPEGVLENVIVKVHDFLYPADFHVIKMSDTESAESSGVLSGRPFLRTAKTIIDVFDGTICLDYHREKYTFNIDEAMKKPLDVENLHVVDVINPLVQEYLEIELMQEQFNNLELSQSVDKEVAGWCETLLTRNLTDEQINEAIMAFCNQPLSFESTGSIQVRGPDEGTDLGEMATGGLEKNPLPQEAITPKKELKKLPETLKYAYLGEDETFPVIINSHLTAE from the exons ATGGTACATGACCTAGTCAGCTCTCAACAATACATGCAGAACAATATGCATACAAACAATGATGTGGTACACAAAATTGAAGATACACAACAGGAGCAGAAGTCTGCCATGGATATGTTGGCCAAGCAAATGTCGCAATTGGCCACGTCATTGAATGAGATGAGGGGACACGAGGGAAGGATACCAGCTTCAGTAAAACCACCTGATCTTGCAAATATTAGTCAGATAACTTTGAGGTCAGGACGGGGCTATGAAGGTCCGGTGATGAAAGAAGATGAGAGTACACCTCTTTTGACGAGCAAGGAAGGCAGGAAACTGACCCCTGACCTAGAGGATACTGAGATAAGGAATATCAGAGTGGAAGACGGTCTTCAAAAAGGGGACCTGGAGAAACCACTACCTCGAATGgctgatccatttttcttagacCAAGAGCCTGGAGTGGAGGTTGaggaagaaaggaaaaaagtcAGAGAATCGTCCGTCCCAG CTTTGAAGCTTCCTATATTCAGTAAATTCATTAAGGAGTTCATAGCGGGAAAAACCAAGCCCGACGGGAAGATAGTAATTGGAGAAAATGTGTCGGTTGTGATACAGAAGAGGAGGATGCCATCaaaatgcacagacccag GAGCCTCGATAAATGTGTTACCACTTTCGATATATAAGAAGTTGATAGAGGTAAGTCTGGTTGATACGAAAGTAGTAATTCAGTTAGCCGATAGAACATGCATTTCACCCGAAGGTGTGCTGGAGAATGTGATAGTAaaagtgcatgatttcctGTACCCAGCTGATTTCcatgtaataaaaatgagtgataCTGAATCTGCTGAGTCTAGCGGAGTGCTTTCAGGAAGGCCATTCTTACGCACCGCTAAGACTATTATTGATGTGTTTGACGGTACTATATGCCTAGACTATCATAGAGAGAAATACACCTTTAACATTGATGAAGCTATGAAAAAACCATTGGATGTGGAAAATTTGCATGttgttgatgttattaaccccctggtccaggagTACCTTGAGATCGAATTAATGCAGGAACAGTTTAACAATTTGGAGCTGAGTCAGTCTGTTGACAAGGAGGTAGCAGGATGGTGTGAAACCCTATTAACTCGGAACCTGACAGACGAACAGATTAATGAAGCGATCATGGCATTTTGCAACCAACCACTGTCATTCGAGTCTACGGGGTCTATTCAAGTGAGGGGCCCAGACGAGGGAACTGACTTGGGTGAAATGGCAACAGGAGGTCTGGAGAAAAACCCCCTGCCCCAGGAAGCCATCACACCAaagaaggagttgaagaaactACCCGAGACCCTAAAGTATGCCTACCTTGGGGAAGATGAAACATTCCCAGTGATAATCAACAGCCACTTGACAGCGGAATAG